In the genome of Triplophysa dalaica isolate WHDGS20190420 chromosome 17, ASM1584641v1, whole genome shotgun sequence, the window ATTCATTACAGGGACCAGCGGTCAACTCTAAACATGAGTGATACTGTAGGTAGCAATTAGAGATATTGATTCTTATGTTATTGAATGAAGACGGACATTAGATCAGCTTTCCTGCTTAACATAGTAGGACGCATGCCAATATGGAGTGTAATGAAACGTGAAATGCAGTCAAGAGAACACTCtttaaagtgaaatacagtctaTGCCATTCTGGTACATTTCGGTGGATGTTCAGAATTGAATGAATCACAAATGGCTCTTGCTATTGGTTTGTAGATGCACTATACCCGtaacaaacagttttttgttgTCAAACCGTTTGAGTTCAGTCATGGTAAATTTGGAAGCACCATTATTCCATATTGTGtatggaaaaaaacaaagtgtgaAATGTTGGTCGTGACACTTGAGGGCTAGATGTTGTGTACAATATGGTTAGGCAGCTTAGTGAATTAATTGcttagaaattaaaaataaattattataaaatagatttctgtacattttacatatatatagcAATCATCTCAATGCCatttaaaatacacagaaaataaatgaaaaattataatgtGTCCTCCCCTCAGCGTTAATCCCAACCAAAATTATGCCCCGTCATCTGGTAGAACTTCATGTTAAAAGGTCTGTAGAAGTCTCTAAGTCTCTGCACCACCTCAGGGTCAATGTTTGGGTGGGTCCGCCCTTTGGTTTTGCCCAGGCAATGGGGTTTGCTGCTGCCCTCGGCCTTCTTAAGACAAGGGAAGCCCTTTGTCTGATTGAAGTAAAAGTGTTTGTCTGTGATGATTCGTTTCAGGCCCAGGAAGTCCTGCACGCGGCCCAACTCTCCGGCCGGGTCGGTGATCAGACGCTCTCCGCTGACAAACAAAATCTGTCCCATTGGGAAATACTGCAGCCAGTTGTCCAGGTGCTTGGCGTAGATGCCGATCTGAATGGCGCTCCACGAGGTGTCGATCAACCCTGTAGTCCTGTTTTTGAACGTCAGGCTCTCAAAGGTGGGAATGTCAGGCTTCTTGGACAATGTCTGTGTGTAGTCGGAGATGGCTCGTGTGACAGGGTCCCGGACCACCACGATCAGCTTGGTGTCACGGGACAAGGCGTAGATCCGGGCCGGAGCCTCACGCGTCACAAAGTAGCTTGGGGTTTTCTCCATGGTGATCTGGCCCTCTAGGGTCTTCGGCATCAGTTCCCTACGGAGAAGAGAAGGGGGTTAGAATGGAGgtgtaatgaaaacaaaatattgcatAACGCAATCAAACAGATGGAACATATGGTGCTCTTCAATCAATGAGCCACTTCAAGACGCTGGGTTTAATGTTATTAGCATTGGTTGCTAAACAACACATTCATTCACGTGCAGATGCACAAAAACACTAAATGGGATTCCAAAGAGTATAGAGGTATACTGATGTAATACGTTCACAAGCTACCTCGTTCTACgttgttgttttaatttgcaACTTAGAAATGCATCCGTGCTAAAACCGTATAGGGCTAGTtgactaaaacatacaaattgaACCCAAATCAAAAAGAAATCCATTAAATAGCTTTTGCATTGCTAATACGACAATCAGAGACACAAATAATTGGTTGATTCATTTGGATCTCAGCCAGCTATGGAAAACTCCATCGCTCTGCTCCAATAGTGTTTCCAATGTATGATCTCAGAAATAGTACTCACCAcatagatataaaaaaaaaattgtacttcAAAGCAACCGATGCTAATGCAAAAGGCCACACTCATAGCAAAGGCCTTCAAAACGTATGTGCTTTCCACATAAAAGTCCTCAGCCTTGTTTAAAGAGAGCAATCTGTTGCAGGCAGCTTTCAGGGGCACTTACTGAGTGAAATGAATAGGCTATGTGCAGAACCACAAACAAGGGCCATTCGAGAAGaggctttataaataaaaagtcaacAGCAACTAGCAATGTTAACAGCAAAAAGGCTTGGGTTTATAGTCCTACCCAATCAGGAGAAGCGTACGGTATTACAGCGAGAGAGGTGATAACAGAAGACTTTGATGAACATATGGGTGTATGGATCCTATTTCATTGCCACACACTCTTGACAGGAGCAAACATGCTTATGTCACGTTAatgttaaagaaaacaaatgcttAAAGGTTTTCATCTGCACTGACATCCAACCAGGCATGAAATTGTTTGAGATGAGAAATctatcaaacaaataaaacataaaacgtataaatttatattatacatatactgtacatacaacaaacacatttctttaaggGATCACGCAGTCAACTACAGTTGagtcaaaataataaagtggTGTGTTTGAACAAGTGTGAAGCCCCCCTTAGACATCAACAGACCCAACAGAAAAAGCCTCCTCAGGGTATCAGCGTATGCTCAGATAAGACTCTTGTTGGTCTGTTGTCTCTAGGGTATCTGTGTTGTGCATCTGGGCTGAACATACTGACACATTGTAAACGGCAATGTCAGCATCTAGTATAAACCAGCTCTGTGTGTATACACTCGAACACGAGCCAACCATCACTACACATCCCTAAACTGCACACAACCCTCCGTGATAAAGGATTTTCCCAGATCACATAACTGGAACAGGTAACTTTATAGTGAAAAAATCCCCAAGTTGCAAGTGAAAATCAGACATCACTCAAATCGGTATCAGAGAACAGCCTAGGGCTGCAGGAGGTAACGCTGATTTATTTGAAGGAAGACTGTTGGCAGATTTGTGCGGTTACATGGCTTCACTAAAGAGCTGGCCACATATCCAATTATGTTAATTTCAGTTTGATTACTGCTCTGTCAGGACAttgcagagagaaaaaaactcattaatctatgtaaaatgaaaacagattgTGTTATTGCCTTTTAACGCAACGaggcaaacacacaccatcTTCACAGTTGAACTGTTTATTGCTAGTCTGgagaaaatgtgtataaatgtgttgGCTTACAAACACTTAGCCTGaaaatgt includes:
- the hs3st3b1b gene encoding heparan sulfate glucosamine 3-O-sulfotransferase 3B1b gives rise to the protein MEYSLFCHHLYALSVSPVKKKLGLLFIMLLLWVYMLYSCVGFCATMPRSLLGDNSNNNRASETEFVGKYAEAESGRPDPVMSKLLSRAQSSWTDLESDYDEPTFRRAPRGFSKNDVEVDRADDWEDGQGGEPRVSPLSSFSSGSGSKKLPQAIIIGVKKGGTRALLEFLRVHPDIRAVGAEPHFFDRNYDNGLDWYRELMPKTLEGQITMEKTPSYFVTREAPARIYALSRDTKLIVVVRDPVTRAISDYTQTLSKKPDIPTFESLTFKNRTTGLIDTSWSAIQIGIYAKHLDNWLQYFPMGQILFVSGERLITDPAGELGRVQDFLGLKRIITDKHFYFNQTKGFPCLKKAEGSSKPHCLGKTKGRTHPNIDPEVVQRLRDFYRPFNMKFYQMTGHNFGWD